AAGGAAATCTGAGCTGTTCTCCTTACTTTTGAACAAGATTAGACCAATGCTTCGACCCGTTCTGGCACGTGGATCTCTTCGTGCAATAATTGAGTGATATCACGAGTCAGTGCATCCACATTCTCTTGACGAGTTGCCCAGCTGGTGCAGAACCGCACCGCACTGTGTGTATCGTCAACCTTTTCCCAGAAGGTGAACGTATAACCGCTGCGTAATTTCTCAAGCAAACGATCCGGCAGAATCGGAAACTGCTGGTTGGTTGGTGAATCGTACAGGAAGCGTACCCCCTGCTGTTCAAGTGAGTCATGAATTCTCAAGGCCATATCTACGGCATGGCGAGAAATATCGAGGTACAGACCATCTTCGAACAACGTTTCAAATTGGATACCCAGCAATCTGCCTTTGGCAAGCAGGCCACCTTTTTGTTTGATCATATAACGAAAATCCGGTTTCAGTGCATCATTCAGGATAACAACCGCTTCTCCCATCAATGCGCCAATCTTGGTTCCCCCGATGTAAAACACATCACACAAGCGTGCAAGATCAACAAGTGTCATATCGCAATCGCGTGAAGCGAGTGCATATCCAAGACGTGCTCCATCCACGAAAAACGGAAGACCACATGCTCTGCTCACTGTATGTAATGCTTGCAGTTCTGCCTTACTGTACATCGTTCCATTCTCCGTTGGTTGGGATATGTAGACCATTCCTGGTTGAACACAGTGTTCCGGTGACGACTCATTCATGTGCGCATCGTAGACGGCTCTAACCTGCTCGGGCGTGATCTTTCCGTCCTCGCTTGGAACTGTGAGTACCTTATGTCCCGTAGCTTCAATAGCTCCGGTTTCATGAACCGCAATATGTCCTGAGCTCGCTGCAATTACACCTTGATATGGACGCAAAATAGATGCAATCACCGTTGTATTTGTCTGTGTGCCACCAACCAGGAAATGAACATCAGCTTGCTCATTGTCACATGCCCGACGAATAAGCATTCTCGCCCGTTCACAATGCTCATCCGTGCCATACCCGCTCGTCTGTTCCATATTGGTTTCCATCAGTCTTTGTAAAATGCGTTCATGCGCACCTTCGTTATAATCACATTCAAATCGTATCATCGTGTTGTCTCTCCTGCCTTCTTGTTCAACTTCTCTTGTATGTTCATCATGGAGGTGTACACCTCTTGAATCTCTTCTTCATTCAATTCTTGCATCAGCTTCAGGATCTGTTGATCGGATCGATCATTCAATTGGGCATATAGTTCCTCGCCCTTGGCAGTCAAACGAATCAGACTGACCCTGCTGTCGGCCGCAGAATTCACTTTCACCAGCAGTCCTTCCTTGGACAGCTTGTTCACGATTCGGCTCATGTAACTGCGATCAATGGTCAGTGTATCCACCAGATTGTTCGCAATGCTCTCTCCCCGAATTCCAATCTCAATAATGACCCGTACTTCTGCAAACGAGTACCCTGTTCCAAGAATATGCTTATCGAGTACACCAAGAATGTTGGTATAAAAACGGTTAAAACGTCGCATGTCAGCCAGTATATCTGGATTTATGTACTGAGAGTTGATGTCAAACCCTCCTTTTTAGTGGACATTGTCAACATTATATTAATCACGTTAGTGGACGTTGTCAACATTATATTTTGCATAGCATTTATTC
The nucleotide sequence above comes from Paenibacillus sp. W2I17. Encoded proteins:
- a CDS encoding low specificity L-threonine aldolase, translating into MIRFECDYNEGAHERILQRLMETNMEQTSGYGTDEHCERARMLIRRACDNEQADVHFLVGGTQTNTTVIASILRPYQGVIAASSGHIAVHETGAIEATGHKVLTVPSEDGKITPEQVRAVYDAHMNESSPEHCVQPGMVYISQPTENGTMYSKAELQALHTVSRACGLPFFVDGARLGYALASRDCDMTLVDLARLCDVFYIGGTKIGALMGEAVVILNDALKPDFRYMIKQKGGLLAKGRLLGIQFETLFEDGLYLDISRHAVDMALRIHDSLEQQGVRFLYDSPTNQQFPILPDRLLEKLRSGYTFTFWEKVDDTHSAVRFCTSWATRQENVDALTRDITQLLHEEIHVPERVEALV
- a CDS encoding MarR family winged helix-turn-helix transcriptional regulator; amino-acid sequence: MRRFNRFYTNILGVLDKHILGTGYSFAEVRVIIEIGIRGESIANNLVDTLTIDRSYMSRIVNKLSKEGLLVKVNSAADSRVSLIRLTAKGEELYAQLNDRSDQQILKLMQELNEEEIQEVYTSMMNIQEKLNKKAGETTR